GCAGCGCTCAAAGTTGTATCACCAACCTCTCTAGCCACTAATGATGTCGTATTTTTAAGCGATTGTGAAAAAGGCGCCATCTTTCAAGCAACGCAGGTAAATACAAACTCTACAAGCGGCGTAGATAATGTAGTCCATAACCAGGGTTCAGGCTGGAATGAAACAAAACCACTGACCACAGATGGAAGTAGCTTTGGCGAGGATGCCACGGTCTATAAACTTGTAACCAAGTACTATTATGTTGCACCGGGAACAGGTGTTAACAGTCAAGGTAACGCAGTTCAGTCACTTTATGTGATGGAGAACGGCACGGTGTCTGAACTAATAGAAGGCGTAGAGAATCTACAAATTTTATTTGGTGTAGATACCCCACCCGCAGACACACTAGCTAACAGATATGTGACGGCAAACAACATTAGTGCAAATGACGAAGTAGTCAGTATTCGACTAATCATTACCACAAACAGCATCAACACTGCCACAGCAGAAGGTGATGGTCTTCTAAGACGAACTTTTACTCAAACAGTAAAAATCCGCAACCGCGGCTCACTTTAAAGTTGAAGGAGTATATTACATATGGCCATTCACAATATTGATGGTACCCATCTAAAAAGGCAAAAAGGGATCGCCTTATTTATAACATTGGTGATGTTGCTAATAATGACATTATTAGCCCTGTACAGCATGCAAGGCACTATTTTAGAAGAAAAAATGTCAGGAAACTCACGGGATAGGTCAATGGCATTTCAGGCTGCTGAAGCCGCGCTAAGGTCCGGGGAGGCCTATCTTGCAGCCCAAACAATTATTCCAACAAGCAGTTTTACTAGCACAGGAAATGCCGATGGTTTATGGACACAAGCAGCCGCAGGCGCTTCGCCTCGGTGGGAGGCCAACATTTGGTCAGACAATACAAAATCAAAGGCCGTCAGCACCAGTCTTTCTGGGTTAGCATCAAACCCTCGATATATTATTGAATATATCACCGAAGTCGTTGAAGAAGAGGATAAGGTAAATCTACAAAATATTGGAGAAACGACCGGTTCAGGTTCTGTCAATATCTACCGTATTACTGCCTACGGGGTTGGAGGTTCAGCCAACGCCCGCGTTTTACTTCAAACAACATATGGCAAAAAGATATAGCCCACTGCTTAGGAGCGGATAATCATGAAAAAATTAGCATTTAATATTTCAACAAGGGCTTCAATAACATTGTTTTTTTCTACCATGTTATTTTCCATTTCGACCCAAAGCGCACCTCCATCTGCCGCACCAGTTGTGACTCCGGTTAACCTCAACATCAGCTCACAACCTTTAGAGCTAACCCTTGGTGTAGAACCTAATATAATGATGATTGCAGATGACTCAGGCAGCATGGAAGATGAGTTTATGACTCCCGATAAGGACGGTGACTATTTTATTCCTAATAATAGTGGGGGCTCAACACAATATTGGAAGCTATTTGATCACTGTTTGAATTACAGTAGCTCCGAAGTGCTCCCATGGAACTCTACCGCAACAGGTGTTTGGCGAGCTAGAAACTCCGATTACAATAAGATTTACTACAACCCACTAAATACTTACGAACCTTGGGCCGGAAAACCGGCTATGGCAATAAGCAGCGCAAGTTCAAGCAGTTTTTCTGTACCTCAAAACCCTTCCAAGCCATCTTGTGGCAATGTAGATATACTCGCTAACAGCAGCAATGACTTACAGTATTACCCAAGATACTACACCTGGAATGACATCAACAATGACGACATAGTCGACTCAAATGAGCAGGGGTCACACATACTAATCAAACCATCAACTGCGACATATAATATCGGTAGCAACTCTCAGCGCACAGATTGCGGAACTGACAACACATCATGTACCTACGTACAAGAAATCAATAACTTTGCAAATTGGTTTACCTACCACCGTCGAAGAGAGTTCGTCGCTAAATATGCTTTTGGTAGTGTAACAGGAGGAACAGAATCAGTTCGCTTGGGCTATGCCACAATAAACAAGAACAATAACGACAATATCAAAATAGCAGAAATGACTGGCAACTTGACCACCGGAACCAAAAAAACGCTACTTGATAAAATATATAAACTTAACCCATATAGCGGTACCCCTCTACGAGAATCTTTAAACAAGGCAGGCAAGTACTTTGAGTGTAAGGCAGGCAGCTTTTTTTCTTCAAGTGACTCAAGCCCTGGAAATTCGAACTGTCCGGTACTACCAGCATCACAAGGAGGAGAGTGCCAACAAAACTTCACACTATTGGTCACTGATGGTTTTTATAACGGAAGCAGTGCACTGAGCAACGATAAAGACAGTGATGGCAATACAGCCTTTGATAAAGGCGCATATTCAGACAAGTCGGACGGGTCAGGTCGAAGCAAAACACTTGCCGATATAGCGATGCATTATTATGAACGAGACCTGCAAACCACCCTCAACAACAAAGTACCTGCAGTTTCTAGAGATCTTAATGGTCTGGTCGACAGCTCTATGCTCAACACTGATTTGTTAGTGGATGGTTCGTTGACCTACATGCACCAGCATATGAAAACTTTTACAATCGGTTTTGGTGTTGATGGCACACTCAGTGCGATGCCTGCTGATGTGACGAACCAAGCCTTTTCTTGGCCAAATCCAACAACCAATGATGTCAACAAAATAGATGATTTACGACATGCGGCATTTAATGGCAGAGGGGACTTTTACAGTGCTTCAGACCCTAACTCATTAACAAAGGCTCTGACAGATATTTTTGAAGAGATCGCATCTGCAAGCGGTACCGCGAGTGCAGTAGCATTCAACACTCAAGAGATTCAGGCTGAAACAAAAGTCTACCGCGCATTTTTTAATACAAAAACAAATACGGGCGACTTAGTCGCACAAACGGTCAACTCAGATGGGTCAATTGACCCTAGCTTGGTATGGAGTGCAGCTAATAAGCTAGATAGTAAAGCCACCGATGCTTCCGACAGAGAGCTTTTAAGCTATAACGCTACCACCGGAAATGGCATACCTTTTCGTCATGCAAACCTAACGACAACACTCACTGAAGATGAAATTAATTACCTAAGGGGCAGCAGAGCTTTAGAAGTACCAACAGGTTCCTTTAGAGCTCGACAGCAAACAAAAGGACGACTAGGCGATATTATCCACTCTACTCCACTTTTTATTGGGGCGCCTAACTTCAATAAGAGAGACTTTTCCCCCTACCCTGTGACCAGTGGAGAGTTATATTCTGAGTTTGCTGAGGTTTCATCTATTGCTAACAGAAAACCATTAGTCTATGTCTCAGCGAACGACGGTATTTTACACGCATTCAATGCTACCACCGGGGTTGAAGAATTTGGGTATGTACCTAGTAATATCATTGAAGGTATGAAAGACCTAACGGATCCCAACTATGATCACAAGTATTATGTCGACCTAACCCCTGTGGCTAATGATGTATACATTAGACCAACTGGAACTGGCTCTAGCCATGATTGGAAAACAGTATTAATTGGTGGCCAAGGCGCTGGAGGAAAGAGCTATTTTGCGCTAGATATTACTGATGCAAACCTGACTGAAAGCAATGGAGCCAGTAAAGTACTGTGGGAATTTAGTCATGCAGCAGATCTTGGCTATACCTACAGCCCACCATCAATAGTCATGACTAATACCGAAAATAATGGCAACAAACGCTGGGCGGCAGTATTTGGCAACGGATACAACAGTCAGTCAGGCGGCGCTAAACTGTTTATCGTGTTTATTGACGGCGGAATTGACGGAACTTGGACTCTATCAGATGATTACCTCATTATTGACACAGCAGCAGGCCCTACATCGAGCTTACCAATGAATGGCCTAGGCATTCCACGAGTGATTGACAGCGATGGTAACGGTACCGCAGATTATGCCTATGCGGGAGACTTACACGGCAATATGCATCGCTTTGACCTAACCAGTAGCAATACAGGTAGCTGGGGAACCAAAAATATTTTCACCGCTCGATATCTCACCACATCAGCATCTCCTCAGCCAATTACAACTAAGCCTATTGTTGCGAGAAACCCAAACTTTCCTGATGACTTTATTGTGTCCTTTTCAACAGGTAGCTGGTTTACAACAGCCGATGGAACAAGCACGGACATTCAATCCATATACGGTATCTGGGATACTATGGCAAACAATACATCCATTGCGAAATCAGACTTAGTTGAGCAAGTAATCACTAATGTAGTCGATAACACGTTTGGTAACATTAGAACGCTTACAGATAATACGGTAACGTATACAAGCGGTAATGGTTCGGACAAAGGTTGGTTTATTGATCTTGATGTACCTATGGCTGGAAGCACATCAGGGGTTGAGTTTCCTGGAGAAAGAGCCATTCGTAATTTTCAGTCAAGAGGAAACTATCTCTTTATTAATACGGTAATTCCTCAAAATAGCTCTAGCTGTGTACCTGGTACAGGTGGATTTGAGATGGCAATGAACCCTCTAACGGGTGGTTCGGGATCAGACCCTATATTCGACTTTAATGGTGATGGTACCTTCGACGCTAGCGATAACTTAAGTAACAACAATGTTGTTGCAGGTCGCAGATTTGATGGCGCCATTCCATCTGACTCAACATTTATTGGCAACAAACGTTATACACAGCTAAGTGATAAGAACATCGTTTCGATCGACACTAATACAGGCGCAGGTCTAACGACTGGTAGAATTTCTTGGAAAGAGCTATAAAAGCATTTAGGAGCTAAATATGAAAAGTTTACAGTTAGCCTACTATTCATTTGTTAAAGTTTTGATACTTACCCTTTCTGTGAGTATTTCAGCCAATGCAGAAACTCTCACAAGGCAGTCAGAAGGACTAATTCAAGAAATTGACATTGCAAATCAAACGATCACAATATCGGCGTATAAGTACAACCTGTCGCCAAACACTTCCATTCTTACAGAGAGTGGCAGTAAGTCATACCTAGGTAATTTAAATGAAGGGGATAAAGTTCGCATTAAATATGAGAGCAAAAATAGAACAGTGAACGATATCACTGTTCTACCAATTGATAGAAAGATAAATTTGAAATAATAATTAAGAGTTGTCGCCTTAATTTTTGAGGGGGCAACTCTTATATATTGGTAACAGGTATCCGCAACTCTTTAGGCATACTAAAGACAATATTCTCCTCACGCCCCTGAATCTCCTCAGGAACATTTCCGCCTAACGCTTGGATGCGCTCGACCACCTGCTTTACAAGCACATCAGGTGCAGACGCCCCAGCAGTAACTCCAACATTTTTTCGGCCATCAAGCCATGCTGGGTCAATACCTTCTTCGTTATCTATTAAGTATGCGGGGGTTCCCATACGCTCAGCAAGCTCTCTTAAACGGTTAGAGTTTGAGCTGTTCGGCGAGCCTACAACTAGCATTAAGTCACAATCTGCAGCCAACTGCTTTACCGCATCTTGCCTGTTTTGAGTTGCATAACAGATATCGTCTTTTCGCGGGCCTTCTATGTTAGGGAATTTGCTACATAGCGCATCTATTACCCGAGCCGCATCATCCATCGAGAGTGTTGTTTGCGTTACATAAGTAAGCGCTTCGGGGTTTTCAACTACTAACTTGTCGACATCGTCTTCAT
This genomic window from Alkalimarinus sediminis contains:
- a CDS encoding pilus assembly protein; translated protein: MKKLAFNISTRASITLFFSTMLFSISTQSAPPSAAPVVTPVNLNISSQPLELTLGVEPNIMMIADDSGSMEDEFMTPDKDGDYFIPNNSGGSTQYWKLFDHCLNYSSSEVLPWNSTATGVWRARNSDYNKIYYNPLNTYEPWAGKPAMAISSASSSSFSVPQNPSKPSCGNVDILANSSNDLQYYPRYYTWNDINNDDIVDSNEQGSHILIKPSTATYNIGSNSQRTDCGTDNTSCTYVQEINNFANWFTYHRRREFVAKYAFGSVTGGTESVRLGYATINKNNNDNIKIAEMTGNLTTGTKKTLLDKIYKLNPYSGTPLRESLNKAGKYFECKAGSFFSSSDSSPGNSNCPVLPASQGGECQQNFTLLVTDGFYNGSSALSNDKDSDGNTAFDKGAYSDKSDGSGRSKTLADIAMHYYERDLQTTLNNKVPAVSRDLNGLVDSSMLNTDLLVDGSLTYMHQHMKTFTIGFGVDGTLSAMPADVTNQAFSWPNPTTNDVNKIDDLRHAAFNGRGDFYSASDPNSLTKALTDIFEEIASASGTASAVAFNTQEIQAETKVYRAFFNTKTNTGDLVAQTVNSDGSIDPSLVWSAANKLDSKATDASDRELLSYNATTGNGIPFRHANLTTTLTEDEINYLRGSRALEVPTGSFRARQQTKGRLGDIIHSTPLFIGAPNFNKRDFSPYPVTSGELYSEFAEVSSIANRKPLVYVSANDGILHAFNATTGVEEFGYVPSNIIEGMKDLTDPNYDHKYYVDLTPVANDVYIRPTGTGSSHDWKTVLIGGQGAGGKSYFALDITDANLTESNGASKVLWEFSHAADLGYTYSPPSIVMTNTENNGNKRWAAVFGNGYNSQSGGAKLFIVFIDGGIDGTWTLSDDYLIIDTAAGPTSSLPMNGLGIPRVIDSDGNGTADYAYAGDLHGNMHRFDLTSSNTGSWGTKNIFTARYLTTSASPQPITTKPIVARNPNFPDDFIVSFSTGSWFTTADGTSTDIQSIYGIWDTMANNTSIAKSDLVEQVITNVVDNTFGNIRTLTDNTVTYTSGNGSDKGWFIDLDVPMAGSTSGVEFPGERAIRNFQSRGNYLFINTVIPQNSSSCVPGTGGFEMAMNPLTGGSGSDPIFDFNGDGTFDASDNLSNNNVVAGRRFDGAIPSDSTFIGNKRYTQLSDKNIVSIDTNTGAGLTTGRISWKEL
- the ispH gene encoding 4-hydroxy-3-methylbut-2-enyl diphosphate reductase, producing the protein MKISLANPRGFCAGVDRAIEIVNRALDVFGAPVYVRHEVVHNKFVVDNLRDRGAIFVDELDEVPDDSLVIFSAHGVSKAVQEESKTRGLRVFDATCPLVTKVHLEVSRYSRDGRECILIGHEGHPEVEGTMGQYDFSFGGNIYLVEDEDDVDKLVVENPEALTYVTQTTLSMDDAARVIDALCSKFPNIEGPRKDDICYATQNRQDAVKQLAADCDLMLVVGSPNSSNSNRLRELAERMGTPAYLIDNEEGIDPAWLDGRKNVGVTAGASAPDVLVKQVVERIQALGGNVPEEIQGREENIVFSMPKELRIPVTNI
- a CDS encoding pilus assembly PilX family protein; the encoded protein is MAIHNIDGTHLKRQKGIALFITLVMLLIMTLLALYSMQGTILEEKMSGNSRDRSMAFQAAEAALRSGEAYLAAQTIIPTSSFTSTGNADGLWTQAAAGASPRWEANIWSDNTKSKAVSTSLSGLASNPRYIIEYITEVVEEEDKVNLQNIGETTGSGSVNIYRITAYGVGGSANARVLLQTTYGKKI
- a CDS encoding PilW family protein, whose amino-acid sequence is MNIKLHKESGITLVELMIAMLLGILLTGGVIQTFSANKLTFNTIEGISRVQESARFTLDTLTREARMIGYMGCMSIDMPIHNTLYAAYQGEFDLSSGVTGYNGGASSWTPTLPTSLSGLSNSPSTGTDILKIFGMSSSGERLATSMPDSSAALKVVSPTSLATNDVVFLSDCEKGAIFQATQVNTNSTSGVDNVVHNQGSGWNETKPLTTDGSSFGEDATVYKLVTKYYYVAPGTGVNSQGNAVQSLYVMENGTVSELIEGVENLQILFGVDTPPADTLANRYVTANNISANDEVVSIRLIITTNSINTATAEGDGLLRRTFTQTVKIRNRGSL